In Lolium rigidum isolate FL_2022 chromosome 3, APGP_CSIRO_Lrig_0.1, whole genome shotgun sequence, the genomic window ATTCAAGAAGTGCATGAAAAATGTAAACAATATCGTTCCGTCGAGAATGAAGAGCATAGAAACGCACCGTTACCGGGGGCTCGGATCACAGCTGGAGGGCGACCGTGCCATGTGTGCATTTAAAGGGCACATGAGGTCGCGTGCATTGAAACAGAGATGGAATAATGCATCGAGCAGCGATGGAACGGATGAGCCATGTCAGCCGTCAGGCAGCACGAGGTCGAACATTGCGCTGGAGTTCGGAGGCTTCGGCGTGCCCTTGATTCAGCTGGACATTGTGCAGTCAGACTCTCCTCCGCGCGACTATTCTGTTAGGCGGCGCGGCGAGCGACTTGAGGGAGACCACGTGCATTGGTTACCATAAGGCATCGGGAAAGCCGAACTAGAGCGGTGTACCTACTCGTCGTTTGTACAGTCAGGCATTAGACAAGGCGATCATGTTGGTGTCGGTTCATTCATGCAGTATGGCAGTGACAACTGGTGGAAGCGAGAGAAGGCGGCGGTAGCGGCAGCGCTGAGAGGCATATGGAGGCTTGTGCACGTCGGCGCGTAATTAGTGACTATGTGAGTGTGTGCGAGCGAGGAAGAGAAGGAGGCGGCGGTTCTGTCTAGGTCGTGGCTTCCTGGACGGGACACGACCAGATTAGAGGACAATTTCGCGTAGGGGTTGGTCTctttaattttcctttttttctttgccGCTGGTTTTCAATTGTTTTCTCGTGAGTGTACGGGGGAGGCCAACGAAACCCACAATAGGACGGGTCAGGGGAGAACGTACCAACCAACGGACATtacctctagccatttaatatagtaaAGATCCGTATAAATATTCTAGTGTCAAACAAATAAGAACACAGGAGGCAGGACCGCACAAATAAGCGGGTGAAGGACAGGTAAAACCTGGCCCCCCACATTCACCTACTCATGTTCCTCTTCCGTCATTGATCTCCTATCTCTTTCTTCCACACTTCTGGTACGGTTCACACACATAAAACTGAAACTACTGCCATAGCTAGTGACAGCGAGTTCTCCATATATGCAATCTCGAGCATGGTGATTTGCACCTTCCTTGTATTTTGGACCTAAATGGCACACACGTGTGATGTGTATAGGGGGGCTCGGAGGAGAGAAGATTAGGAGGACCAACTGAAGTGTTTTTTTTTGGAAAGTGAAGATAATATTAATTAAACCATCGTTCCTATAGAAAGATCCAGAactaaaagaaaaaacaaaacagaGCCGTCGGAGGCCCTTCTAGATCCTGACTCAGGCGACAAATCGGAGCCGTCGATGGCATGCCGCTGCTCCGCATCAGGCCTTGGATTCGAGCCAGCCTCGTGGCAGCGAGGAAGTCGCCGATCACCGGATCTGTAGATCCTACTCGCTGGAACATTGTCGTCGTTGCAATggaagtcaacaccttcttcacATTCATCTTCAACATCTGGATCCTCCACCACGTCAGCCGCCACACGAAGGAGCTCCCGCCGCCGCGAAAGGGGAAGCAGACCAACAGCAAAACCCGCATggacgccgcctccacctccattgCGCTGCCGGCCGGTGTCCTACCAAGCCCTACGCAATGTACAAGCCTGGATCCACGATTTCCCCAACCTCCTGCAGCCGAAGCGGCCGCCAGAGGCGGAGGAAACCGTGACGAGTGACGAGTGAGGTCGGGTGACGGGAGGTTCTCGGAAATCGCCTCTCTCGCTAAAGTAACGGGAGATAGGAGCGTGTTAGCTCAATGAATAAAGCTATATCTAAGCACCCAAGTGGTACATAGCTATGGTTTTAGTAGTTGAGCTCGATTCTTCTTGTGGATTTAGTTTAGCTAGAAGCAAAGACAGAGGTGCTAAAAAAAACCTGTGAAAGCAATTTAATATGGAACATTTTTTCTTATTAATCAGTATGTGTCATCATCCGTGACAACAGTACGTAGATGCGTAATGTAACCACCGTATGTGGCACTATGCCCAGGGTTTGATAGCTAGTATTACATCCTTGCTTTCTTGAGTCGAATCTCCAACTAATATGGAGTATTCATATAAGTTGCATTCATATATATGCAGGCTTCGTCGATTGACTTCAAAGAGGTACTACTGCAGCTGACCGATAATCTTCGATCCCTGCCTTCTCGAGTCTTGACTGTTATGAAGCTGCAGAAAAACAAAGACAAAAGAACTAGTGAATTTGCTAGAAGAGAAGACTAGCTATACGTAAGAGAAACTTTGCATGGTCTGCTTATTGCCTGGATGGATCAGGCCGACGGCGCCGGGCAAACGTACAGCGGCGGCACCTCACGGCCGTTGGCGCAGGTGTCCATGATGTCCTGTGGCAGGGAGAGGCCGCAGATGTCGCCGATGAGGGAGAATGCGCGGTCGTTGGGGATGTCGACGCCGATGGCACGCTCGAGGGTGTGGTTGACGATGTGGCAGAGGCACGCCGCCTGGTCCTGGATGATGACGCCCATACCCTCGCAGCACCCCTGCGGCGCCTCCGACATACCAGCGTCCTCGAAGAAGGCCAGGCACGGGCTCAGCGCCAGAAGCGATCCCACGCACGTCGCCGACGCGTCCTGCCTCGCTGGCCAAATCTTCTTGGGGAGGGGCTCCGACGACGCGATGTTCTTCGCCGCGTCGGCCG contains:
- the LOC124696003 gene encoding non-specific lipid-transfer protein C6-like; translation: MASSNKACTAALLLLLALVIATAADAAKNIASSEPLPKKIWPARQDASATCVGSLLALSPCLAFFEDAGMSEAPQGCCEGMGVIIQDQAACLCHIVNHTLERAIGVDIPNDRAFSLIGDICGLSLPQDIMDTCANGREVPPLYVCPAPSA